In Cicer arietinum cultivar CDC Frontier isolate Library 1 chromosome 7, Cicar.CDCFrontier_v2.0, whole genome shotgun sequence, a single window of DNA contains:
- the LOC101492264 gene encoding dihydrolipoyllysine-residue acetyltransferase component 2 of pyruvate dehydrogenase complex, mitochondrial-like: MASHLLNHSKKLRNASSLLHNERALLVRWFSRDVQASSINTNRDVLKTRLQDYESSARNRVSESAPNFTKRNMSTMKRGYMRGSLFNGEVSQNSQVLSRRSYASASDLPPHQEIGMPSLSPTMTEGNIARWLKKEGDKVSPGEVLCEVETDKATVEMECMEEGYLAKIVRKDGEKEIKVGEVIAITVEDEEDIAKFKDYQASASESSDPPAKEASAPPPPKKEVAEEPAREPETKVSKPSAPPSSGDRIFASPLARKLAEEKNVPLSSIKGTGADGLIVKGDIDDYLASGAKEASAPSKAKAATGASLDYTDIPVSQIRKVTASRLLLSKQTIPHYYLTVDTCVDKLMSLRTQLNSLQEASGGARISVNDLVIKAAALALRKVPQCNSSWTNDYIRQYHNVNINVAVQTDHGLFVPVVRDADKKGLSTIGEEVKQLAKKAKENSLKPQDYEGGTFTVSNLGGPFGVKQFCAIVNPPQSGILAVGSAERRVVPGSGAEEFKFASFMAVTLSCDHRVIDGAIGAEWLKAFKGYIENPESMLL, encoded by the exons ATGGCATCTCATTTACTTAATCACTCCAAAAAG TTACGAAATGCTTCGAGTTTGTTACACAACGAGCGTGCCCTTTTGGTTCGTTGGTTTTCCAGAGATGTTCAAGCTTCTTCTATCAACACAAATCGAg ATGTGCTGAAAACCCGATTACAAGACTATGAATCTTCAGCGAGAAACCGTGTCTCTGAATCAGCCCCCAACTTTACT AAGAGAAACATGTCCACCATGAAAAGGGGTTACATGAGGGGGTCCTTGTTTAATGGAGAGGTTTCACA AAATTCACAGGTTTTGTCAAGGAGAAGCTATGCATCGGCTTCAG ATCTCCCCCCACACCAGGAAATTGGAATGCCTTCTCTCTCACCTACAATGACAGAG GGTAACATTGCAAGATGGTTGAAGAAAGAAGGTGATAAGGTTTCTCCTGGTGAAGTGCTCTGTGAAGTTGAAACT GATAAAGCTACAGTTGAAATGGAATGCATGGAAGAAGGTTATCTGGCCAAAATAGTACGTAAGGATGGggaaaaagaaattaaagttGGTGAG GTAATTGCCATAACTGTTGAAGATGAGGAGGACATTGCAAAATTTAAAGATTACCAAGCTTCAGCATCTGAATCTAGTGACCCCCCTGCCAAAGAAGCCTCTGCCCCACCTCCCCCAAAGAAAGAGGTGGCAGAAGAGCCTGCTCGAGAACCTGAAACAAAGGTTTCTAAACCCAGTGCACCACCTTCATCTGGAGATCGCATATTTGCTAGTCCCCTTGCTAGAAAGTTGGCTGAAGAGAAAAAT GTGCCTCTCTCCAGCATTAAAGGAACAGGAGCGGATGGGCTCATTGTCAAGGGTGACATTGACGATTACTTGG CTTCTGGTGCTAAAGAAGCTTCAGCACCCTCAAAAGCCAAGGCTGCAACAGGTGCATCACTGGATTATACCGACATTCCTGTCTCTCAGATAAGGAAG GTCACAGCTTCACGTTTATTGCTATCAAAACAAACTATTCCTCATTACTATTTAACAGTAGATACATGTGTTGACAAACTCATGAG TTTGCGTACCCAACTCAATTCACTGCAGGAAGCCTCTGGTGGGGCTCGCATATCAGTAAACGACCTTGTAATCAAG GCTGCTGCATTGGCTCTCCGTAAAGTTCCTCAGTGTAACAGCTCATGGACAAATGATTATATTCGCCA GTATCATAATGTGAATATCAATGTTGCCGTGCAGACGGATCATGGACTCTTTGTTCCCGTTGTCAGG GATGCAGACAAAAAAGGCCTATCTACAATAGGGGAAGAGGTCAAACAATTGGCAAAGAAAGCCAAAGAAAACAGCTTGAAACCCCAAGATTATGAG GGAGGTACATTTACAGTGTCCAACTTGGGAGGGCCATTTGGTGTCAAACAGTTCTGTGCCATTGTCAATCCTCCTCAATCAGGCATTCTTGCCGTTGGATCTG CTGAGAGGCGGGTCGTTCCAGGTTCAGGTGCTGAAGAATTCAAGTTTGCTTCCTTCATGGCCGTGACCCTCAGCTGTGATCACCGTGTAATAGATG GGGCAATTGGTGCTGAATGGTTAAAAGCATTCAAAGGCTATATTGAGAATCCAGAATCGAT